One window from the genome of candidate division WOR-3 bacterium encodes:
- the lpxD gene encoding UDP-3-O-(3-hydroxymyristoyl)glucosamine N-acyltransferase — protein MKIKEIADFLKKEVRGDSNFEIKGISEISDVREGHLVFIFDGRKVFSIKGLDKAASIVPDTVKECPAKAWIKVEDVKGAMIGILKEFYWKKPKVCEGQIENLENLKHVKMGKNVKVGKNVFIGENCVFGNDVNIFPFSYIGNDVEIGDRSVIYPHSIILDNTKIGKEVIIYPGVVIGSSGFGYHQVGEKFEAIPHIGRVVIEDRVEIGALSMIDRGTIGDTIIGEGTKIDNGVHIAHNVKIGKNVIILAQVGISGSCEIEDGAVIAGQVGIADHIKIGKGAKVVAKSGVDRDVEDGEVVFGYPAIRKMEMMRLISYFKRLPELFNRVKKLEDLNK, from the coding sequence GTGAAGATAAAAGAGATTGCAGATTTTTTAAAAAAAGAAGTAAGGGGAGATTCTAATTTTGAAATAAAAGGTATTTCTGAAATTTCAGATGTTCGGGAAGGGCATCTTGTTTTTATCTTTGACGGGAGAAAAGTTTTTTCTATAAAAGGTTTAGATAAAGCTGCAAGCATTGTCCCAGATACTGTGAAGGAATGTCCTGCTAAGGCTTGGATTAAGGTGGAAGATGTAAAAGGTGCGATGATAGGAATATTAAAAGAATTCTACTGGAAAAAGCCGAAAGTTTGCGAAGGACAAATTGAGAATTTGGAAAATTTAAAGCATGTAAAGATGGGAAAGAATGTAAAAGTTGGTAAAAATGTTTTTATTGGAGAAAACTGTGTTTTTGGTAATGATGTAAATATTTTTCCATTCTCCTATATAGGAAATGATGTAGAGATTGGTGATAGGAGTGTGATTTATCCTCATTCTATTATTTTGGATAATACTAAGATTGGAAAAGAGGTAATAATTTACCCTGGCGTTGTTATAGGTTCTTCTGGATTTGGTTATCATCAAGTGGGAGAAAAATTTGAAGCTATTCCTCATATTGGAAGAGTTGTAATAGAAGACAGGGTGGAAATAGGAGCTCTTTCTATGATTGATAGGGGGACAATAGGGGATACAATTATTGGGGAGGGAACCAAGATAGATAATGGAGTTCATATTGCCCATAATGTTAAAATTGGAAAGAATGTAATTATCCTTGCTCAAGTTGGTATTAGTGGTAGTTGTGAGATAGAAGATGGTGCTGTTATTGCAGGACAAGTTGGAATTGCAGATCACATAAAAATTGGTAAAGGTGCAAAAGTTGTGGCAAAATCAGGGGTTGATAGAGATGTGGAAGATGGAGAAGTTGTTTTTGGATATCCTGCTATTAGGAAGATGGAGATGATGCGGCTTATCAGTTATTTTAAAAGATTGCCTGAACTTTTTAATAGAGTTAAGAAACTTGAGGATTTAAATAAATAA
- the bamA gene encoding outer membrane protein assembly factor BamA — protein MIGLLFLFAFPYGEVITEVSVKGVKEVDTSLVIRSSGLQIGEILTREEGIEAIKALYGTGFFSDIKLDAKRKGGGVEVIIEVEENPRLKSLNFEGNKKIKDGEISSCVDLSPPALLSEYKLHRIKGKIYDLYKEKGFTGTEISISKEVEEDGVNVTFVIKEGEKYKVKKINFIGNKVLSGKKLSKVLSNKTKRWWTFWRDNSLKVDSLEADVPKIEAFYRNHGFLNARVDSFYVEYENNNAIINYLVEEGRTYYFGKTNIEGKEDPNFVLRKIKWKEGNLFSEEKIKKTVEDLSVYYSDFGYLNPTISPNYNIVEDSIVDIEFYVDKGNPVYVRYINVVGNDKTYDKVIRRNIVIYPGEIFQRNKVMHSYRNVFRLDYFSDIKIDMEFPTSDSIDLILKVTEKPTGYFSGSIAYSGSIGLTGGLNVTIPNFNGTGQVISGAFEKSLAYSKEEGKYLRNMSFSWTQPWLFDTPTSFGFSLYNTYWERASYYSVKEAGSSISLGRILNRERNLTSSLTYRLERQEVYASGEYKYLDSGLNWESSLYNTLVYDSRDSKIAPTIGDYYSIGVKYAGGILKGDRQYHKIILEGRKFKNIFAKELVIMNRTRIGYALGREGKEVPLLERFLLGGVGEWGVRGYDNEVIVPDLSKKYIGGNFAFLNNLELRLNFADKGYGMIFLDAGNCFKDLKEVDMTDLYYGVGIGFRVEIPMMGIIGVDFGCNLNLFEGKRRWKPHFQLGTTF, from the coding sequence ATGATAGGGTTACTTTTTTTATTTGCTTTTCCTTATGGAGAGGTAATAACAGAAGTAAGTGTTAAAGGTGTTAAAGAAGTTGACACTTCTCTTGTTATTCGTTCTTCCGGTCTTCAAATAGGGGAGATCTTGACAAGGGAAGAAGGAATAGAAGCAATAAAAGCCCTTTATGGAACAGGTTTTTTTTCTGATATAAAACTTGATGCTAAAAGAAAGGGAGGTGGAGTGGAGGTTATAATTGAGGTAGAAGAAAACCCAAGGCTTAAGTCTTTAAATTTCGAAGGAAATAAAAAAATAAAAGATGGGGAAATTTCTTCTTGCGTAGATTTATCTCCTCCAGCTTTACTTTCTGAATATAAACTTCACAGAATAAAAGGTAAAATTTATGACTTGTATAAGGAGAAAGGTTTTACTGGAACAGAAATTTCAATTTCTAAGGAAGTTGAAGAAGATGGTGTGAATGTGACTTTTGTTATTAAAGAGGGTGAGAAATATAAGGTTAAAAAAATTAATTTTATTGGTAATAAAGTCCTTTCAGGGAAAAAACTTTCAAAAGTTCTTTCTAATAAAACTAAAAGATGGTGGACTTTCTGGAGGGATAATAGCCTTAAGGTTGATTCTCTTGAGGCTGATGTTCCAAAGATAGAGGCTTTTTACAGAAATCATGGATTCTTGAATGCGAGAGTAGATTCTTTTTATGTGGAGTATGAGAATAATAATGCAATAATCAACTATTTAGTGGAAGAAGGAAGAACTTATTATTTTGGAAAGACGAATATTGAAGGGAAAGAAGATCCTAATTTTGTTTTAAGAAAGATAAAATGGAAAGAGGGAAATTTGTTTTCTGAGGAAAAGATTAAAAAGACAGTTGAGGATCTTTCTGTGTATTATTCAGATTTTGGTTACTTAAATCCAACAATTTCTCCTAATTATAATATTGTTGAAGATTCTATAGTTGATATTGAATTTTATGTAGATAAAGGTAACCCCGTTTATGTAAGATACATTAATGTTGTTGGGAATGATAAAACTTATGATAAGGTGATTAGAAGAAATATTGTTATTTATCCTGGAGAGATATTTCAGAGAAATAAAGTTATGCACAGTTATAGAAATGTTTTTAGACTTGATTATTTTTCTGATATTAAAATAGATATGGAATTTCCAACTTCTGATTCGATAGATCTTATATTGAAAGTTACAGAAAAACCCACAGGGTATTTTTCAGGTAGTATAGCTTATTCCGGAAGTATAGGACTTACAGGAGGTCTCAATGTTACAATTCCTAATTTTAATGGGACGGGTCAGGTGATTAGTGGAGCTTTTGAAAAATCCCTTGCTTATAGTAAAGAAGAAGGAAAGTATCTTAGAAATATGTCTTTTTCATGGACCCAACCATGGCTCTTTGATACACCTACTTCTTTTGGATTTAGTCTTTATAATACTTATTGGGAAAGAGCTTCATATTATAGTGTAAAAGAAGCGGGAAGTTCTATATCTCTTGGAAGAATTTTAAATAGAGAAAGGAATCTTACTTCCTCTTTGACTTATCGTTTGGAAAGGCAAGAGGTTTACGCTTCTGGAGAATATAAATACCTTGATTCCGGTCTTAATTGGGAAAGTTCTTTGTATAATACTCTTGTATATGATTCTCGAGATTCAAAAATAGCTCCAACAATTGGGGATTATTACTCAATAGGAGTTAAATATGCTGGAGGAATTCTAAAAGGAGATAGACAGTATCATAAGATAATACTTGAAGGAAGGAAATTTAAGAATATATTTGCTAAAGAGCTTGTTATAATGAATAGAACAAGAATTGGATATGCTTTAGGAAGAGAAGGGAAAGAAGTCCCTTTACTTGAAAGATTTTTACTTGGAGGTGTTGGAGAATGGGGGGTGAGGGGTTATGACAATGAGGTAATTGTTCCGGACCTTTCTAAAAAATATATAGGGGGAAATTTTGCGTTTCTTAATAATCTTGAGCTTAGGTTAAATTTTGCAGATAAGGGTTATGGAATGATATTTTTAGATGCGGGGAATTGTTTTAAGGATTTAAAGGAAGTTGATATGACAGATCTTTACTATGGGGTAGGTATAGGATTTAGAGTTGAGATACCAATGATGGGTATAATAGGTGTTGATTTTGGTTGTAACTTAAATTTATTTGAGGGAAAAAGAAGATGGAAACCTCATTTCCAGTTAGGGACAACATTTTAA
- a CDS encoding putative LPS assembly protein LptD has protein sequence MGFFILLFFLSNSEEIFIYSGDRIFFNVDSSFVLIYGNAKTNQGKLSLSADSILYDLNKKKLTAKGEVVFNDGSSEIKAKEMSYDVDREIGDAYQAKTEVENGWFFGKRIRYFKEGSLKIKDGYYTTCELDPPHYWFYSPRMRINIDESLVAEPVILLVQDIPVFFVPFYFQSIKKERASGLLRPEFGTSFYGGNYIKKIGWYQTLGPHADLIFYSNYYTKKGISFHIDEFRWNLLPYSIGDFSGSYIKERESGKERWLIRGNTKGEMWGIRLNADTRLESDRDYTKDYEPGEVEKILEKEINYSLSWNGEILGARTDFVLDHRENLTTEEIYKRWPSVNLTFPTFKIGFVNFRSFYKFVRDETNHWASGFSGRTNLNFNLYIFNLNMGISGESDYYERENITINHWESSMAIKTNIYGVSFFGIPPISKFRHIVTPSVSFSYAPYPKEVEVSPIAEFSLPYGQRSFILSLSNLFQCKIRDKRYDFASINFSTNYRQKEKEFSPISINGSFWIGDFLKQDYSTSYDIKGKEFGSKRVNTYLEFRSNVEGNPFDLYLRHSIDFTKESRIQQADLGVGFNPTPNWILRVNAHYDFERNKITNTSVDLNRDLHCWRILMSVNKFGEDWDYRLSFELKGIPEVKITRETLGGLMP, from the coding sequence ATGGGCTTTTTTATTCTTTTATTTTTTCTTTCCAATTCTGAGGAAATTTTCATTTATTCTGGAGATAGAATTTTCTTTAATGTTGACTCTTCTTTTGTTTTAATTTATGGAAATGCGAAAACAAACCAAGGTAAATTAAGTCTTTCTGCCGATAGTATTTTATATGATTTAAATAAAAAAAAACTGACCGCTAAAGGAGAAGTTGTTTTTAATGATGGAAGTAGTGAAATAAAGGCAAAAGAAATGAGTTATGATGTGGATAGAGAAATTGGAGATGCTTATCAGGCAAAGACAGAGGTAGAGAATGGTTGGTTTTTTGGGAAAAGAATTAGATACTTTAAAGAAGGAAGTTTAAAAATAAAGGATGGATATTACACAACTTGTGAACTTGATCCTCCCCATTACTGGTTTTATTCTCCAAGGATGCGAATTAATATTGATGAGAGTTTAGTAGCTGAGCCTGTTATCCTTTTGGTGCAAGATATTCCTGTTTTCTTTGTCCCGTTTTATTTTCAATCAATAAAAAAGGAAAGAGCTTCAGGATTATTAAGGCCTGAGTTTGGGACTTCTTTTTATGGAGGAAATTACATAAAGAAAATAGGGTGGTATCAAACTTTAGGCCCCCACGCAGATCTTATTTTTTACTCAAATTATTATACTAAAAAGGGTATTAGCTTCCATATTGACGAGTTTAGATGGAATTTGCTTCCTTATAGTATTGGAGATTTCAGTGGTAGTTATATTAAAGAGAGAGAAAGTGGAAAAGAGAGATGGTTGATAAGAGGGAATACTAAAGGAGAAATGTGGGGGATTCGGTTGAATGCTGATACGAGGTTGGAGTCTGATAGAGATTATACAAAGGACTATGAGCCTGGAGAAGTTGAAAAAATTCTAGAGAAAGAGATAAATTATAGTTTATCATGGAATGGAGAAATTTTAGGGGCAAGAACAGATTTTGTTCTCGATCATCGCGAAAATCTTACTACAGAGGAAATTTATAAAAGATGGCCTTCAGTTAATTTAACTTTTCCAACATTTAAGATAGGTTTTGTTAATTTTAGAAGTTTTTATAAGTTTGTTAGAGATGAAACTAATCACTGGGCTTCTGGTTTCTCTGGAAGAACCAATTTAAATTTTAATTTGTATATTTTCAATTTAAATATGGGGATTTCTGGTGAGAGTGATTATTATGAAAGAGAGAATATTACAATTAACCACTGGGAGTCTTCTATGGCAATAAAAACAAATATATATGGAGTTTCCTTTTTTGGGATTCCTCCTATAAGTAAGTTTAGGCATATTGTTACTCCTTCGGTTTCTTTCTCTTATGCTCCTTACCCAAAAGAAGTTGAGGTTTCTCCAATTGCCGAGTTTTCTCTTCCTTATGGGCAAAGGTCATTTATTCTCTCTCTTTCAAACTTATTTCAATGTAAGATCAGAGATAAAAGATATGATTTTGCCTCAATAAACTTTTCCACTAACTATCGTCAAAAGGAAAAGGAATTTTCTCCTATATCTATTAACGGAAGTTTTTGGATAGGAGATTTTTTGAAACAAGATTATTCTACTTCTTATGATATAAAGGGAAAGGAGTTTGGATCTAAAAGAGTTAATACTTACTTAGAATTTAGAAGTAATGTTGAGGGTAATCCTTTTGATCTTTATCTAAGACATTCGATTGATTTTACTAAGGAGTCTCGCATCCAACAAGCTGATTTAGGAGTAGGGTTTAATCCTACTCCTAATTGGATTTTAAGGGTTAATGCTCATTATGATTTTGAAAGAAATAAAATTACAAACACAAGTGTGGATCTTAACCGAGATTTGCATTGTTGGCGTATTTTAATGTCTGTAAATAAGTTTGGAGAAGATTGGGATTATAGATTAAGTTTTGAGTTAAAGGGTATTCCTGAAGTTAAAATAACAAGAGAGACTCTGGGGGGATTAATGCCTTAA
- a CDS encoding OmpH family outer membrane protein has product MKRNFKIFLFVFALPIFAQQKIGYIDSQRILSEYGKAKEVKAEFEKKIQEWKKEINRRQEELEQLQKNLQTQSFMLTEEAKLRRMEEIQKKKAELDNYINEIYRKDGKAETLNKELMQPLIQKIDTVVSEIAKEEGFSLILDVSTGVVIYAEEMYDITNKVIEALNKMSVPEVVVGEKIEYYIFKFKEEDADSKSRSLGSRIKNLIFSSIKEGLGKAFEEIKSADLTQTKKSLAIEDEEEVSSNLSLATQFLNMSGITFVLIGRVWIEGGNILFEYSIVDRKKEGIVASENVEVGVEENLKERIVEKVLPKIAELYK; this is encoded by the coding sequence ATGAAAAGGAATTTTAAAATTTTTCTCTTTGTTTTTGCATTGCCTATTTTTGCACAACAGAAGATAGGTTATATTGATTCTCAAAGGATTCTTTCAGAGTATGGAAAGGCAAAAGAGGTAAAAGCTGAATTTGAGAAGAAAATTCAGGAATGGAAGAAAGAGATAAATCGACGGCAAGAAGAACTTGAGCAACTTCAGAAAAACTTGCAGACGCAATCATTTATGCTGACAGAGGAAGCAAAGTTACGTAGGATGGAGGAAATTCAAAAGAAGAAAGCTGAGCTTGATAATTACATTAATGAAATTTATCGGAAAGATGGTAAAGCAGAAACATTAAACAAAGAATTGATGCAACCTCTAATACAGAAAATAGATACAGTGGTTTCAGAGATTGCGAAGGAAGAGGGTTTTTCTTTAATTCTTGATGTTTCTACTGGGGTTGTTATATACGCAGAGGAGATGTATGATATAACTAATAAGGTAATAGAGGCTTTGAATAAAATGTCTGTTCCAGAGGTAGTGGTAGGAGAGAAAATTGAGTATTACATCTTTAAATTTAAGGAAGAAGATGCAGATTCTAAGTCAAGAAGTCTTGGAAGTAGAATTAAAAATTTAATATTTAGCTCAATTAAAGAAGGTTTGGGGAAAGCTTTTGAAGAGATTAAGTCAGCTGATCTCACTCAAACAAAAAAGAGCTTAGCAATAGAAGATGAGGAGGAAGTAAGTAGTAATCTTTCTCTTGCGACACAGTTTCTAAATATGTCTGGAATAACTTTTGTATTAATTGGGAGAGTTTGGATTGAAGGAGGAAATATTTTATTTGAATATTCTATTGTAGATAGAAAAAAAGAAGGGATTGTAGCTTCTGAAAACGTCGAGGTTGGAGTGGAAGAAAATCTTAAAGAACGAATTGTTGAGAAAGTTCTTCCTAAGATAGCCGAATTATACAAGTGA
- a CDS encoding Gfo/Idh/MocA family oxidoreductase, protein MKVGVIGLGYWGPNLMRNLLSFREIQVIGCEKDVKRLEEVKKMFPNAEFVRDYRELIPNKEIKAVLVSTPVSSHYEIAKEFLNEGKDVFVEKPLAESSDKAQELIKLAEEKGCILMVGHIFEYNDAVIKISDIIKNDEIGEVQYITSTRVNLGIHRKDVNVLWDLAPHDLSIIFRWIDSEVISVSTMAKASIMNGLPDVAFIQLGFDCGMIADIQVGWLAPSKVRKTIVVGSKKMIVYDETNPEEKVKIYNSGVEFENPHDYGEFLLSYRSGDIISPTLSNKEPLKVEMEHFLECVKERKKPLTDGYKALKVIKVIEMAERSFREKRIVYKEG, encoded by the coding sequence ATGAAAGTAGGGGTCATTGGTCTTGGATATTGGGGACCAAATTTAATGCGAAATTTACTTTCTTTTAGAGAGATACAGGTAATTGGGTGTGAGAAAGATGTAAAACGCTTGGAAGAGGTTAAAAAAATGTTTCCTAATGCAGAATTTGTAAGAGATTATAGAGAGTTAATTCCTAATAAAGAGATAAAAGCTGTTCTTGTATCAACTCCTGTTTCTTCTCATTATGAAATTGCGAAAGAATTCCTTAATGAAGGGAAAGACGTGTTTGTTGAAAAGCCTTTGGCGGAGTCTTCGGATAAAGCTCAGGAACTAATAAAGTTAGCAGAAGAAAAAGGTTGCATTTTGATGGTCGGTCATATATTTGAATATAATGATGCAGTGATAAAAATCAGTGATATAATAAAGAATGATGAAATTGGAGAGGTTCAATATATAACTTCTACAAGAGTAAATTTAGGGATCCATCGTAAAGATGTAAATGTACTATGGGATCTAGCTCCTCATGATTTATCTATTATTTTCAGGTGGATTGATTCAGAAGTGATTTCGGTTTCAACAATGGCAAAGGCTTCTATTATGAATGGTTTGCCAGATGTGGCTTTTATTCAACTGGGTTTCGATTGCGGAATGATTGCAGACATTCAAGTGGGATGGCTTGCTCCTTCTAAGGTTAGAAAGACAATTGTGGTGGGGAGTAAGAAGATGATTGTTTATGATGAAACCAATCCTGAAGAAAAGGTAAAAATTTATAATTCTGGGGTAGAGTTTGAAAATCCACATGATTATGGTGAATTTTTGCTTTCTTATCGTTCAGGAGATATAATTTCTCCAACTCTTTCTAATAAAGAGCCTTTAAAAGTAGAAATGGAACATTTTTTAGAATGTGTGAAAGAGAGAAAGAAACCTTTAACAGACGGTTATAAGGCACTTAAAGTAATAAAAGTTATTGAGATGGCAGAGAGAAGCTTCAGGGAGAAGAGGATTGTCTATAAAGAAGGGTGA
- a CDS encoding acyltransferase: MGFLNIRGEKREFNTEEAQDLIIPEYNIIVRNSILGNGVTIWSNVNIYGAEIGENTKIGAFVEIRKGVKIGKNVKIEPFVFIPEGVTIGNCVFIGPNVIFTNDVYPYSCDEEGNLIEEYEITPTIVEDSVSIGAQSVIKCGIKIGKGSLIGLGSTVTKDVPEKVVVYGEKAKIRRGLE, translated from the coding sequence ATGGGGTTTTTGAATATTAGAGGAGAGAAAAGAGAATTTAACACAGAGGAGGCACAGGATTTAATAATACCTGAGTATAATATAATTGTTAGAAACTCAATTCTTGGGAATGGGGTTACTATATGGAGCAATGTGAATATATATGGAGCAGAGATAGGAGAGAATACTAAAATAGGAGCTTTTGTTGAGATTAGAAAAGGAGTAAAAATTGGAAAGAATGTAAAGATTGAACCTTTTGTTTTTATTCCTGAGGGTGTTACAATTGGAAATTGTGTTTTTATAGGGCCAAATGTTATCTTTACAAATGATGTTTATCCATACTCTTGTGATGAAGAGGGGAATTTAATAGAAGAATATGAGATAACACCTACTATTGTGGAAGATTCGGTTTCAATTGGAGCTCAGTCGGTCATTAAATGTGGAATAAAAATTGGTAAAGGTTCACTTATAGGACTTGGTTCTACTGTTACAAAAGATGTCCCAGAGAAAGTTGTTGTTTACGGAGAGAAAGCAAAAATTAGGAGGGGATTAGAATGA
- a CDS encoding DegT/DnrJ/EryC1/StrS family aminotransferase: MRNIPLVDLRAQYEEIKDEMHTLWNNILNSMSLYLGPNVQEFEREFAFYNNVRHCIGVGSGTEALLFALKAIGVGKGDEVIVPSHTFFATIEAVIHCGAYPVMLDIDSKTYTLSSERTLEYIERNCIRERGGLKDKKTGNFLRVILPVHIYGHPADMDEFKKIAKRYGLYIIEDAAQAHGAEYKGKKVGTLGDIAAFSFYFSKNLGAFGEAGGVTTNNDDYAEIIRKLREHGQTTKYSHELVGFNSRLDELQAAVLRCKLKLLDKWNKKRREIASFYNENLKELPIVTPIESKDSYHVYHLYVIRTKERDRLAEYLKDKGIGCGMHYPIPVHLQKAMQGNGYKRGDLPVTEKITNEILSLPMYPHLSYEDAGRVVEAVRDFYK; the protein is encoded by the coding sequence ATGAGAAATATACCATTGGTAGACCTTCGAGCTCAGTATGAAGAAATTAAAGATGAAATGCATACATTATGGAATAATATTTTGAATTCTATGTCTTTATATTTAGGTCCAAATGTTCAAGAATTTGAAAGAGAGTTTGCTTTTTATAATAATGTTAGACACTGCATTGGTGTTGGTTCAGGAACAGAAGCCCTTCTTTTCGCCTTAAAGGCTATAGGGGTTGGGAAAGGGGATGAAGTAATAGTTCCTTCTCATACATTCTTCGCTACTATTGAGGCGGTGATTCATTGTGGGGCTTATCCTGTGATGTTGGATATTGATTCAAAAACATACACTTTGTCTTCAGAAAGAACATTAGAATATATTGAAAGGAATTGCATTAGGGAGAGAGGAGGATTAAAAGACAAAAAAACAGGCAATTTTTTGAGAGTTATTTTACCCGTCCATATTTATGGTCATCCTGCGGATATGGATGAGTTTAAAAAGATAGCAAAGAGGTATGGACTTTATATAATAGAAGATGCTGCTCAAGCCCATGGTGCAGAATATAAAGGTAAAAAGGTAGGAACTCTTGGAGATATAGCTGCTTTTAGTTTTTATTTTTCTAAAAATCTTGGTGCTTTTGGAGAAGCAGGTGGTGTGACAACAAATAATGACGATTATGCAGAAATTATAAGGAAACTTCGTGAACATGGACAGACTACCAAATATTCTCATGAATTGGTAGGATTTAATTCTCGGTTGGATGAGCTTCAAGCTGCTGTTTTGCGGTGTAAATTGAAGCTTTTAGATAAGTGGAATAAAAAGAGAAGAGAAATAGCTTCTTTTTACAACGAAAATTTGAAAGAATTACCAATTGTAACTCCAATAGAGTCTAAAGATTCTTACCATGTATATCATCTTTATGTAATCCGTACAAAAGAAAGAGATCGGCTTGCTGAATACTTAAAAGATAAAGGGATTGGTTGTGGAATGCATTATCCTATTCCAGTGCATCTTCAGAAAGCAATGCAAGGAAATGGTTATAAGAGAGGGGATCTTCCGGTAACGGAGAAGATAACAAATGAGATTCTATCTTTACCGATGTATCCTCATTTGTCTTATGAGGATGCTGGTAGAGTTGTAGAAGCTGTGAGAGATTTTTATAAATAG